Below is a genomic region from Pectobacterium polaris.
ACGGTCTCTACGACAAACACGTTTCTTTACTACGAACCGTCTCTACCACGGACAATGCGAATGATTGTAAGGAAATTACAAGAGTAAAAAAAGTATGCAGAAAAGTTGCTGGCTATTTGTTTAATCGTTAATGGCGATGGTGACGACAAATCGCTGAAAAATCAGCCACATTCATAAGTAAAATGATTGAAGTCACCTCGGCGAAGGGCTCTAGCTTATCCAATCTGGCAGTTTCTTCTGATTTTCGTTGTTTTGCTTTGACAATCGGCTGTGCATTTGCGAAAACATCTGGGTAAGAGGAAATTTTTTGTATGTGAACAGTTAAAAGCTCGGCTTTTTATTCGTTTTTGCGCAGGTAGGCCTTTGGGCCACGGATATGACGTGATGGTCTTCTTCGCGGGTAAGCAATACGTGGGGCGAGAACGAGAAGTTAATGACTGTTGATATACAAAATAGGCAGCGTGTCTTCTTTAAGGGTAGCTCTGATACATGAGGTCTATCGGGGTAAAGCGGGTGCAGGGAAAAGTGAAGAGAGACAATAATAATGGTAGACACTAAAAAACGGCCAGGAAAAGATCTCGATCGTATTGATCGTAACATCCTGAACGAATTGCAAAAAGATGGGCGTATTTCCAATGTCGAGCTTTCCAAACGTGTTGGGCTGTCGCCAACGCCTTGTCTGGAACGTGTGCGTCGTCTGGAGAGACAGGGTTTTATTAATGGCTACACAGCGCTGCTAAACCCGCATTATCTGGATGCGTCACTGCTGGTTTTTGTTGAAATAACGCTAAACCGCGGTGCGCCTGATGTGTTTGAACAGTTTAACTCTGCGGTGCAGAAGCTGGAAGAAATTCAGGAGTGTCATCTGGTTTCCGGTGATTTTGACTACCTGTTGAAAACACGCGTGCCGGACATGTCTGCTTATCGTAAGCTCCTGGGCGAAACGCTGCTGCGTTTGCCGGGCGTAAACGACACCCGTACTTACGTGGTGATGGAAGAAGTGAAGCAAAGCAACCGTCTGGTCATTAAGACCCGGTAAACGTGTGGGTGCAAAACCCGATAAATTCAGCTACACTCCTGTGAATTTATACAGTCCCAGCGCCGGGTTTTCTCGGCGCTTTGTCATAAACCTTACAGGCCCCTGGAGAGACTCTTGAGCCAGGAATATACAGAAGACAAAGACGTTACCCTGAAGAAACTCAGCGGAACGCGTCGCTTGCTCGAAGCGATTTTAATCGTTGTGGCACTTTTTGCGGTTTATCTCGGTGTCGCACTACTCAGTTTCAGCCCCTCCGATCCTAGTTGGTCACAAACTGCGTGGCATGAGCCTATCCACAACTTTGGTGGTGTGGCGGGTGCCTGGCTGGCGGATACGCTGTTCTTCATTTTTGGCGTTCTGGCCTATGCCATTCCACCGATCATGTTATCCCTGTGCTGGGCGGCTTTCCGTCAGCGTGATAACCAACAATCTATTGAATATTTTACCTTTTCACTTCGCCTGATTGGGACATTGGCGCTGATCCTGACCTCTTGCGGTTTGGCTGCGTTGAATATTGACGATCTCTACTATTTTGCTTCCGGTGGTGTTTTGGGAAGCCTGTTGAGCAGCTCAATGATCCCACGTTTCAATAGCATGGGTGCAACGCTGATTCTGCTGTGCGTGTGGGGGGCAGGGTTAACGCTGTTTACCGGCTGGTCATGGTTGACGATTGCTGAAAAAATTGGCGCAGGTGTGTTGGGCTGTCTGACGTTTATGTCAAACCGTTCGCGCCGCGACGAGGACTATCGTGAAGAAAACGATCGTGAAGAGGATGAGCGCGATGTGCTTAATCTGCGCCACGATGAAGCGTCGGGCGAGGAAATAACACAACAGCGTGATGACGATGACGTTCTGTTTTCTGCATCTTCCGTTGCTGATGCGGTAAACGACACGGCGGCAGAAAATAAAACAGAAGTGTCATCGCCGTTAGCTGAGAACGCACCGACAGCGACACAACCGGTACTCTCTGCAGAAACGCCAGTGGCAGGGTCAACATCGTCTGATGTGGCAGTGTCTGATTCAGCATTACCAGAATCAGTCTTCTCTGCTTCATCGTCTGGCATGGTGCCACCCGTTTCCCCCTCTGCGATTGATTCGACGCCGTCGCTAAATCCACCGCTATATTCGTTTGAAGTCCCTGAAACGCCAGCGACAATGCCAGAGATCGCAACCTCGCCTGAACTCCATAGCAGTGTGTATGCACCTTACGGAAATAGTTACGGAGAGAGTGCTGTACCGCCGATTGTCACGGCACCTGTGGTTCAACCGTTTGCTGAGCCGCCACAACCTGCACGCGATACGGATTTCAATACGAACAGCACGTTTATGCCTGCGTTCAGTGCCGATGGCGATGATAATCCGCAGATTAAACGCGGCGTAGGGCCTGAACTGCCGCGTCCTAACCCGGTACGCATTCCTACTCGCCGCGAGCTGGCGTCATACGGAATCAAACTGCCGTCGCAGCGATTGGCTGAAGAACAAGCAAGGCTGCAGGCGCAGAACGGTAGCGCAGAAGCAGAATTGGCGAACGACGTGTATCAGGAAGAGACACCGGATGACATCGCCCAGCAGGAAGCGGTATTGCAGCAAGCGTATCTGGATCAGCAACGTCAGCGTTATGGTGATGAATACCCACTGCAAGAAGACGATGAAGACGCGCTTCTGCAAGCGCAGCTAGCCAGAGATTTCGCAGCGCAGCAGCAGTCACGTTATGACGACAGTGCGTTGCAGCGCGATGAGGAAATCCCTGCTCCGATCGCACCGCCTGCGGTCAGTGAGCCCGTTCAGCCAAATCCTGTCACATCGCATAACGCTTTTTCATTCTCGCCGTTTAGTGCAGAGAATGAGCGCGAACCTGAACCGCATACGTTCAGTGAGTCTGCTTATTCGCAGCCGTCCTATAACACCGAGCCAGAGCTTCCGTCGATGCATGCTGGTGAAGATGAGGACGACGACGATGATCGCAACCCGTTGGCATTTAGTCAGCCAATGCAGCCAATGGAGCCGACGTCAGCGCCTGTTGAGGCTGCGAAACAGGAAACTGTGGCAACACCAACGCATCATCCGGCAATGGATGGCTTGATTCACCCGTTCCTGATGCGTAATGAACAACCGCTACAGAAGCCGACTACGCCGCTGCCAACGTTGGATTTGTTGACGCCACCGCCGGCTAGCGAAGCCCCTGTTGATAATTTTGCACTGGAACAGACGGCGCGACTGATTGAAGCGCGTCTGGCTGATTTCCGGGTAAAAGCTGATGTGGTCGATCACTCTCCTGGGCCGGTGATCACACGGTTTGAATTGGATCTGGCACCGGGCGTTAAAGCGGCACGTATCTCGAATTTATCGCGCGATTTGGCACGTTCACTGTCGGTTGTCGCGGTGCGTATTGTTGAAGTTATCCCCGGCCGACCATACGTCGGACTGGAGTTGCCGAATGCGCATCGCCAGACGGTTTACCTGCGAGAAGTTCTGGACTGCGATCAGTTCCGGGATAATCCATCGCCGCTGTCGATTGTGCTGGGTAAAGATATTGCGGGCGAACCTGTCGTTGCCGATTTAGCGAAAATGCCACACCTGCTGGTTGCGGGTACAACAGGGTCGGGTAAATCGGTCGGCGTCAACGCCATGATCATCAGTATGTTGTATAAAGCCACGCCGGAAGACGTACGCTTTATCATGATCGACCCGAAAATGCTGGAACTCTCGGTGTACGAAGGCATTCCACATTTGTTGACGGAAGTCGTGACCGACATGAAGGATGCGGCCAATGCGCTACGCTGGTGTGTCGGTGAAATGGAACGCCGTTACAAGCTGATGTCAGCGCTTGGCGTACGTAATCTTGCGGGATACAACGAACGGGTGATGACGGCAAATGCAATGGGGCGTCCGATTCCCGATCCGTTCTGGAAGCCGGGCGACAGTATGGATATGACACCGCCAGTGCTGGAAAAACTGCCGTATATTGTCGTGATGGTCGATGAATTTGCTGACCTGATGATGGCGGTGGGTAAGAAAGTTGAAGAACTGATTGCCCGACTAGCGCAAAAAGCGCGTGCTGCGGGGATTCACTTGGTGCTGGCAACGCAGCGTCCTTCGGTTGATGTCATCACCGGATTGATCAAAGCAAACATTCCGACACGTATTGCGTTTACCGTTTCCAGCAAAATCGACTCACGGACTATCCTCGATCAAGGTGGTGCGGAGTCGCTATTGGGGATGGGGGATATGCTGTATATGGCACCTAACTCCTCGATACCTGTCCGCGTTCATGGCGCTTTTGTGCGTGATGAGGAAGTTCACGCCGTCGTTCAGGATTGGAAAGCACGCGGTCGCCCTCAATATATCGATAATATTGTCAGCGGTGGCGACGATGCTGAAGGCGGAAGCCTCGGTCTTGATGGCGATGAAGAACTCGATCCGCTGTTCGATCAGGCGGTAGAGTTTGTCGTCGATAAGCGTCGTGCATCAATCTCGGGCGTACAGCGTCAGTTCCGAATCGGCTATAACCGCGCCGCGCGAATTGTTGAGCAAATGGAGGCGCAGGGTATTGTCAGCTCTCCAGGACACAACGGTAACCGCGAGGTATTGGCACCGCCATCGATGGAATAAGCATGCTGTACTGATTGACGTCACACCATGATAAGGGCTGCGCGAGCAGCCCTTATGCAAAGAAGCGTAAAAGCGGCAATAAGCAGATAATTCACCTATCACCGTCCGAGTGGGTTCAGATAACATAGATCTATAGATAACGTAGCTCGACGAATAACACCGATCTGTAAAGAACATAGGCGCTGTGCAAAGCGTCTGACCTCGATAGATGAAGATTTGTTATATTAAGAAATTCAAAGGATTATGCGTATGAAAAAGTGGTTAGCTATCAGTTGCCTGATTGCAGGTGTTACCTCAACCGCTGTCTATGCGGACGCGGCAAAAGATTTGCAGGGTCGCCTCAATAAAGTAAACAGTTTCCACGCCAATTTCAGCCAGAAAGTCACCA
It encodes:
- the lrp gene encoding leucine-responsive transcriptional regulator Lrp, with the translated sequence MVDTKKRPGKDLDRIDRNILNELQKDGRISNVELSKRVGLSPTPCLERVRRLERQGFINGYTALLNPHYLDASLLVFVEITLNRGAPDVFEQFNSAVQKLEEIQECHLVSGDFDYLLKTRVPDMSAYRKLLGETLLRLPGVNDTRTYVVMEEVKQSNRLVIKTR
- a CDS encoding DNA translocase FtsK 4TM domain-containing protein, translating into MSQEYTEDKDVTLKKLSGTRRLLEAILIVVALFAVYLGVALLSFSPSDPSWSQTAWHEPIHNFGGVAGAWLADTLFFIFGVLAYAIPPIMLSLCWAAFRQRDNQQSIEYFTFSLRLIGTLALILTSCGLAALNIDDLYYFASGGVLGSLLSSSMIPRFNSMGATLILLCVWGAGLTLFTGWSWLTIAEKIGAGVLGCLTFMSNRSRRDEDYREENDREEDERDVLNLRHDEASGEEITQQRDDDDVLFSASSVADAVNDTAAENKTEVSSPLAENAPTATQPVLSAETPVAGSTSSDVAVSDSALPESVFSASSSGMVPPVSPSAIDSTPSLNPPLYSFEVPETPATMPEIATSPELHSSVYAPYGNSYGESAVPPIVTAPVVQPFAEPPQPARDTDFNTNSTFMPAFSADGDDNPQIKRGVGPELPRPNPVRIPTRRELASYGIKLPSQRLAEEQARLQAQNGSAEAELANDVYQEETPDDIAQQEAVLQQAYLDQQRQRYGDEYPLQEDDEDALLQAQLARDFAAQQQSRYDDSALQRDEEIPAPIAPPAVSEPVQPNPVTSHNAFSFSPFSAENEREPEPHTFSESAYSQPSYNTEPELPSMHAGEDEDDDDDRNPLAFSQPMQPMEPTSAPVEAAKQETVATPTHHPAMDGLIHPFLMRNEQPLQKPTTPLPTLDLLTPPPASEAPVDNFALEQTARLIEARLADFRVKADVVDHSPGPVITRFELDLAPGVKAARISNLSRDLARSLSVVAVRIVEVIPGRPYVGLELPNAHRQTVYLREVLDCDQFRDNPSPLSIVLGKDIAGEPVVADLAKMPHLLVAGTTGSGKSVGVNAMIISMLYKATPEDVRFIMIDPKMLELSVYEGIPHLLTEVVTDMKDAANALRWCVGEMERRYKLMSALGVRNLAGYNERVMTANAMGRPIPDPFWKPGDSMDMTPPVLEKLPYIVVMVDEFADLMMAVGKKVEELIARLAQKARAAGIHLVLATQRPSVDVITGLIKANIPTRIAFTVSSKIDSRTILDQGGAESLLGMGDMLYMAPNSSIPVRVHGAFVRDEEVHAVVQDWKARGRPQYIDNIVSGGDDAEGGSLGLDGDEELDPLFDQAVEFVVDKRRASISGVQRQFRIGYNRAARIVEQMEAQGIVSSPGHNGNREVLAPPSME